The following proteins come from a genomic window of Montipora foliosa isolate CH-2021 chromosome 2, ASM3666993v2, whole genome shotgun sequence:
- the LOC137990282 gene encoding uncharacterized protein isoform X1 codes for MELEDGFLSGFLNIAELEKYFSHDCDMDVFKDIKPFQPHQKAKTDCDRYNESLANGFINWSNCPQTHRFVDMPPLLRLSTAPREEIVFFNVQKCYEKVQCRKNKKSKQRVQGATINLRVTTDAPIAKVEVFVERLPKAAVLCGDSNGRVPLKLKLENLMYSDNYQRQDQYFSVDLDSVYHNPLTGNPVYKLSTVDSERRNRFWLVAHVVYAGNLKSQPFYSEPFLLKSKRSSRSSPY; via the exons ATTGCGACATGGACGTATTCAAAGATATCAAGCCGTTCCAACCTCATCAGAAGGCTAAGACCGACTGTGACAGATACAACGAATCGCTTGCCAACGGATTCATAAATTGGTCAAATTGTCCTCAAACTCATCGATTTGTGGATATGCCACCTCTCCTACGCCTTTCTACAGCACCGAGAGAGGAAATAGTGTTTTTTAACGTTCAAAAATGCTATGAAAAAGTTCAATGCCGAAAGAATAAGAAATCAAAACAGCGTGTACAAGGTGCCACAATTAACCTGCGAGTGACAACTGACGCTCCCATAGCTAAAGTAGAAGTGTTCGTGGAGAGGCTGCCTAAGGCCGCTGTGCTTTGTGGGGATAGTAACGGCAGAGTTCCGCTCAAACTCAAGTTGGAAAATCTCATGTATTCTGAT AACTATCAGAGGCAAGACCAGTACTTTTCTGTGGACCTGGACTCGGTGTACCACAACCCCCTGACTGGTAACCCTGTGTACAAGCTTTCCACTGTAGATTCAGAGAGGAGGAATCGCTTTTGGCTCGTTGCACATGTTGTGTATGCCGGTAATCTTAAAAGTCAGCCGTTTTATAGTGAACCTTTTTTACTCAAGAGCAAGAGAAGTTCAAGATCTTCTCCATATTGA
- the LOC137990282 gene encoding uncharacterized protein isoform X2 produces the protein MDVFKDIKPFQPHQKAKTDCDRYNESLANGFINWSNCPQTHRFVDMPPLLRLSTAPREEIVFFNVQKCYEKVQCRKNKKSKQRVQGATINLRVTTDAPIAKVEVFVERLPKAAVLCGDSNGRVPLKLKLENLMYSDNYQRQDQYFSVDLDSVYHNPLTGNPVYKLSTVDSERRNRFWLVAHVVYAGNLKSQPFYSEPFLLKSKRSSRSSPY, from the exons ATGGACGTATTCAAAGATATCAAGCCGTTCCAACCTCATCAGAAGGCTAAGACCGACTGTGACAGATACAACGAATCGCTTGCCAACGGATTCATAAATTGGTCAAATTGTCCTCAAACTCATCGATTTGTGGATATGCCACCTCTCCTACGCCTTTCTACAGCACCGAGAGAGGAAATAGTGTTTTTTAACGTTCAAAAATGCTATGAAAAAGTTCAATGCCGAAAGAATAAGAAATCAAAACAGCGTGTACAAGGTGCCACAATTAACCTGCGAGTGACAACTGACGCTCCCATAGCTAAAGTAGAAGTGTTCGTGGAGAGGCTGCCTAAGGCCGCTGTGCTTTGTGGGGATAGTAACGGCAGAGTTCCGCTCAAACTCAAGTTGGAAAATCTCATGTATTCTGAT AACTATCAGAGGCAAGACCAGTACTTTTCTGTGGACCTGGACTCGGTGTACCACAACCCCCTGACTGGTAACCCTGTGTACAAGCTTTCCACTGTAGATTCAGAGAGGAGGAATCGCTTTTGGCTCGTTGCACATGTTGTGTATGCCGGTAATCTTAAAAGTCAGCCGTTTTATAGTGAACCTTTTTTACTCAAGAGCAAGAGAAGTTCAAGATCTTCTCCATATTGA